In a genomic window of Paramicrobacterium chengjingii:
- the hemC gene encoding hydroxymethylbilane synthase — translation MTALLVGTRGSALATAQAGGVARRLAAAIGGEAELVPVTTHGDVSRASLSSLGGTGVFAAALRESLLDGECDVVVHSMKDLPTASFPGLAVGAVPEREDARDALCARDGLTLAQLPEGARVGTGSPRRVAQLKHRRPDLVVVDIRGNVGTRLGFVDTGKLDAVVLAAAGLARLQLSDRVTEYFDLSDWPTAPAQGILAVEVRSADLDALDADAPLRRALAAVHDVEASAVASAERGVLARLEAGCAAPIGAHAVMTGDDLTVTARVYALDGSEMRTHTVNIAIGDVRPSAQTPGTAAPSHDDRALNERATRAGADLADALLAAGAADIAPLRES, via the coding sequence ATGACGGCACTGCTGGTCGGCACTCGCGGAAGCGCGCTGGCGACGGCTCAGGCTGGCGGCGTCGCCCGTCGGCTCGCTGCCGCGATCGGCGGCGAGGCAGAGCTCGTGCCCGTGACAACGCACGGCGACGTGTCGCGTGCGTCGCTCTCGAGCCTCGGCGGAACTGGCGTGTTCGCCGCTGCGCTGCGCGAATCGCTTCTCGACGGAGAATGCGACGTGGTCGTGCACTCGATGAAGGACCTGCCGACCGCCTCGTTCCCCGGGCTCGCTGTCGGTGCCGTGCCCGAGCGCGAAGACGCCCGTGACGCGCTGTGCGCCCGCGACGGGCTGACTCTTGCGCAACTGCCGGAGGGCGCTCGTGTCGGAACGGGTTCACCGCGCCGGGTGGCGCAGTTGAAGCATCGCCGTCCCGACCTCGTCGTCGTCGATATTCGGGGAAATGTGGGAACGCGCCTCGGATTCGTCGATACGGGCAAACTCGACGCCGTTGTGCTCGCCGCAGCGGGACTTGCTCGGCTGCAGCTCAGCGACCGTGTCACAGAGTACTTCGACCTTTCCGACTGGCCGACGGCGCCGGCGCAGGGAATTCTCGCCGTCGAAGTGCGCTCGGCCGATCTTGACGCCCTCGACGCTGATGCACCGCTTCGTCGAGCCCTTGCCGCCGTTCACGATGTCGAGGCATCTGCCGTTGCCAGTGCAGAGCGCGGCGTTCTCGCTCGCCTCGAGGCTGGCTGCGCGGCGCCCATCGGTGCGCACGCCGTGATGACGGGCGACGACCTCACCGTCACTGCGCGCGTTTACGCGCTTGACGGATCCGAAATGCGCACGCACACTGTGAACATCGCAATCGGTGATGTTCGGCCGAGTGCGCAAACCCCTGGCACAGCCGCTCCCTCTCACGATGATCGTGCGCTCAACGAGCGCGCGACGCGTGCGGGAGCAGACCTGGCTGACGCGCTCCTCGCTGCAGGAGCCGCTGACATTGCACCGTTGAGGGAATCATGA
- a CDS encoding ferrochelatase: MSYDAILLASFGGPEGQADVIPFLKNVTRGKGIPEERLEEVAVHYRHHGGVSPINAQNRDLKAALEAELARQGIDLPVYWGNRNWNPYFTDALRELHADGKRDVLVIVTSAYTSYSGVGQYREDFERALDDTGLRGEVRISRIREFFDHPGFITPFVEGVRAALDELADAANTHVMFVTHSIPTAAATESGPEYGEGGAYEAQHRAAADAILRAVGTDAPHSLVYQSRSGSPSTPWLEPDINDAIAQLDGVDGLVIVPIGFVSDHMEVLWDLDNEAMESAGENSIRAVRVPTPGIHPAFVSGLVDLLRERIDEVPAAERPHESPLGPWPDHPAQGAALDAVVTNSR, translated from the coding sequence GTGAGCTACGACGCAATTCTGCTTGCAAGCTTCGGCGGGCCCGAGGGCCAGGCCGATGTCATTCCGTTCCTCAAGAATGTTACGCGCGGCAAGGGCATCCCCGAGGAGCGCCTCGAAGAAGTCGCTGTGCATTACCGGCATCACGGTGGAGTGTCACCCATCAATGCTCAGAACCGCGATCTCAAGGCTGCGCTTGAGGCCGAGCTTGCGCGGCAGGGCATCGACCTACCGGTGTACTGGGGAAACCGCAACTGGAACCCCTACTTCACTGACGCGCTTCGTGAGCTGCACGCCGACGGAAAGCGCGACGTGCTTGTGATCGTGACGAGCGCCTACACGTCGTACTCCGGCGTCGGCCAGTATCGCGAAGACTTTGAGCGTGCGCTTGACGACACCGGACTGCGTGGCGAGGTGCGCATCAGCCGCATCCGTGAATTCTTTGATCACCCGGGTTTCATCACGCCATTCGTCGAGGGGGTGCGTGCGGCACTCGACGAGTTGGCGGATGCCGCGAATACGCACGTGATGTTCGTCACGCACTCCATTCCGACAGCTGCCGCGACGGAATCGGGGCCAGAGTACGGCGAAGGAGGCGCATACGAGGCGCAGCACCGTGCCGCTGCCGATGCGATCCTGCGTGCCGTCGGCACCGACGCGCCCCACAGCCTCGTGTATCAGTCGCGTTCGGGCAGCCCGTCAACACCCTGGCTTGAGCCTGACATCAACGATGCGATTGCGCAGCTCGACGGCGTGGACGGACTCGTGATCGTGCCGATTGGCTTCGTGAGCGATCACATGGAAGTGCTCTGGGATCTCGACAATGAGGCCATGGAGTCCGCCGGCGAGAACAGCATTCGCGCTGTGCGTGTGCCGACTCCCGGCATTCATCCCGCGTTTGTCTCGGGACTTGTGGACCTGCTGAGGGAGCGCATCGATGAGGTTCCTGCGGCTGAACGACCGCACGAGTCTCCGCTCGGCCCGTGGCCAGATCACCCAGCGCAGGGGGCCGCGCTCGATGCGGTGGTGACGAACTCACGATGA
- a CDS encoding peptidase E: protein MRGTIVVLGGGGFSMSDDGFSLIDDHILDLTGKTRPRVCFVPTASGDADGYSKRFEDAFADRAETSVLSLFCHDPWGYTDPRMILEQDVIYVGGGSTANLLAIWRLHGLPDLLSEAAENGTVLAGISAGMNCWFESSSTDSYGPLAPLLDGLGFVGGSACPHYLGEPGRREKYQRWVASSELPDGYAIDDYASVVFRDGAFVEAISEKPDRSVFRVRRDGDGACEDPVAVRLLGSTTS from the coding sequence ATGAGGGGAACGATCGTCGTTTTGGGAGGCGGCGGCTTCTCGATGTCAGACGACGGCTTCTCGCTGATTGACGATCACATCCTCGACCTCACGGGAAAGACGCGGCCGCGCGTATGCTTCGTGCCCACGGCGAGCGGCGACGCCGACGGGTACAGCAAGCGATTCGAGGACGCGTTTGCCGACAGAGCAGAGACGAGCGTGCTGTCGCTGTTCTGCCACGATCCATGGGGTTACACCGATCCCCGCATGATTCTCGAGCAGGACGTGATCTACGTCGGAGGCGGCTCGACCGCGAATCTGCTTGCGATCTGGCGTCTGCACGGGCTTCCTGACCTGCTCAGCGAAGCGGCTGAGAATGGCACGGTGCTGGCGGGCATCAGCGCGGGCATGAACTGCTGGTTCGAGAGCTCGTCGACAGACTCGTATGGGCCGCTCGCGCCGCTGCTCGATGGACTCGGCTTCGTCGGCGGCAGCGCCTGCCCGCATTACCTGGGGGAGCCAGGGCGACGCGAAAAGTATCAGCGTTGGGTGGCGTCGAGTGAACTGCCGGATGGATACGCCATCGATGATTATGCGTCCGTCGTGTTTCGCGACGGCGCGTTCGTCGAGGCGATCAGTGAGAAGCCCGATCGGTCGGTGTTCCGTGTCAGACGCGACGGAGACGGCGCTTGTGAAGACCCCGTCGCCGTGCGCCTGCTCGGTAGCACCACCTCGTGA
- the hemL gene encoding glutamate-1-semialdehyde 2,1-aminomutase has protein sequence MNDSQHVNDELFERAKHAIPGGVNSPVRAYGSVGGTPRFLVRAEGAHVYDADGTDYVDLVASWGPAILGHAEPSVVKAVQDAAALGLSFGASTPSETVLAELVERRVSAVGPNGTDVRPIERLRLVSTGTEATMSAIRLARGFTGRDLLIKFAGHYHGHSDGLLAAAGSGVATMALPGSAGVPAPVAAQTLVLPYNDIEAVSAAFAEHGDRIAGIIVEAAAANMGVLAPQPGYNAALATIAHEHGALLILDEVLTGFRVSSGGYWKIEALDGPAYQPDLFTFGKVIGGGMPVAALGGRADVMEYLAPTGPVYQAGTLSGNPVAMAAGIATLQGATPAVYAHLDSTADVLAAEVSQAFEREGVAHSVQRAGNLFSFAFTDATPVDYADVQAQDAWRYPPFFHAMLDAGVALPPSVFEAWFVTAAHDDAAVNRIIDALPAAARAAASASAAR, from the coding sequence GTGAACGACTCGCAGCATGTGAATGACGAACTCTTCGAGCGGGCGAAGCACGCGATTCCCGGCGGGGTGAACTCCCCCGTGCGTGCCTATGGTTCCGTCGGCGGAACACCGCGCTTCCTCGTTCGCGCCGAGGGGGCGCACGTCTACGACGCCGACGGCACTGACTACGTCGATCTCGTGGCGTCCTGGGGTCCGGCGATTCTCGGCCATGCCGAGCCGTCCGTCGTGAAGGCGGTTCAGGATGCCGCAGCACTCGGCCTCTCATTCGGAGCCTCGACTCCGAGCGAAACGGTGCTCGCCGAACTCGTGGAGCGCCGAGTCTCGGCCGTGGGGCCGAATGGCACTGATGTGCGGCCGATCGAGCGACTGCGGCTCGTGTCGACGGGAACCGAGGCGACAATGAGCGCCATTCGACTCGCGCGTGGTTTCACCGGCCGAGACCTTCTGATCAAGTTCGCCGGGCACTATCACGGCCACTCAGACGGACTACTCGCTGCCGCAGGCTCCGGCGTCGCGACAATGGCGCTCCCCGGTTCGGCCGGCGTGCCCGCGCCAGTCGCGGCTCAGACACTCGTGCTTCCCTACAACGACATCGAGGCTGTGAGCGCTGCCTTCGCCGAGCACGGCGATCGCATCGCCGGCATCATCGTCGAGGCGGCCGCGGCGAACATGGGTGTGCTCGCGCCGCAGCCGGGCTATAACGCGGCGCTCGCCACCATTGCCCACGAGCACGGAGCGCTTCTCATTCTCGACGAGGTGCTCACGGGGTTCCGCGTCTCATCTGGCGGCTACTGGAAGATCGAGGCGCTGGACGGCCCGGCCTACCAGCCCGACCTCTTCACATTCGGAAAAGTGATTGGCGGCGGCATGCCCGTCGCCGCACTGGGCGGACGCGCAGACGTGATGGAGTACCTCGCACCGACCGGACCGGTCTACCAGGCAGGGACCCTCTCGGGGAACCCCGTCGCCATGGCCGCAGGAATCGCGACGCTTCAGGGCGCCACCCCAGCCGTATACGCGCACCTCGACAGCACGGCAGACGTGCTCGCCGCAGAAGTATCACAGGCGTTCGAGCGAGAAGGCGTTGCCCACTCTGTTCAGCGAGCGGGCAACCTTTTCAGCTTCGCGTTCACGGATGCGACGCCGGTCGACTACGCCGACGTGCAGGCACAGGATGCCTGGCGGTATCCGCCCTTCTTTCACGCGATGCTCGACGCAGGGGTTGCCCTGCCGCCGAGCGTGTTTGAAGCTTGGTTCGTCACGGCGGCGCACGACGACGCAGCGGTGAACCGCATCATCGACGCCCTTCCCGCGGCGGCGCGCGCTGCAGCATCCGCGTCGGCCGCACGATGA
- a CDS encoding ABC transporter permease — MSLLIAATRAEFAKVFTTRIWWILLLILGAYVALLSGGLALLFGATSEGLLGASAGAQQMPTDGLAPTIYSTATSIGYVFPFLLGALATTGEFRHQTLTPTFLATPKRGVVLLAKAIALFLLGAAFGVVALACAVGAGSAGLAGFGIDTALDSSDTWAMIARSILAMAIWSVLGVGLGSIIPNQVAAIVIVLAFTQFVEPILRSVGALADWIGQVTKWLPGAASDALVGSSFYSVMGTGGTQLDWWAGGAVLLGIALIVTILGWLITWRHDVT, encoded by the coding sequence GTGAGCTTGCTCATCGCCGCAACCCGAGCTGAATTCGCCAAGGTATTCACAACGCGCATCTGGTGGATCCTGCTGCTCATTCTCGGTGCCTACGTCGCCCTGCTCTCTGGTGGTCTCGCGCTGTTGTTCGGCGCAACATCCGAAGGGCTGCTTGGGGCTTCCGCCGGGGCACAGCAGATGCCGACAGACGGGCTCGCCCCCACGATCTACAGCACGGCGACGAGCATCGGGTATGTGTTTCCCTTCCTGCTCGGTGCTCTCGCCACGACGGGCGAATTCCGCCACCAGACGCTGACACCCACGTTTCTCGCCACGCCGAAGCGCGGTGTGGTGCTGTTGGCCAAGGCCATCGCGCTGTTTCTGCTCGGTGCGGCATTTGGCGTCGTGGCTCTTGCCTGTGCCGTCGGAGCGGGTTCGGCGGGGCTTGCGGGGTTCGGCATCGACACGGCCCTCGACTCGTCAGACACCTGGGCGATGATCGCTCGTTCGATTCTCGCGATGGCCATCTGGTCGGTGCTCGGTGTCGGGCTCGGATCGATCATTCCCAACCAGGTGGCGGCAATCGTCATCGTGCTCGCATTCACGCAGTTCGTCGAGCCGATCCTTCGCTCCGTCGGCGCCCTCGCCGACTGGATCGGCCAGGTCACCAAGTGGCTGCCCGGCGCCGCAAGCGACGCGCTGGTCGGCTCGAGCTTCTATTCGGTGATGGGCACGGGCGGAACCCAGCTCGACTGGTGGGCCGGTGGTGCGGTTCTGCTCGGCATTGCGCTTATCGTCACGATTCTGGGATGGCTCATCACCTGGCGGCACGATGTCACCTGA
- the hemG gene encoding protoporphyrinogen oxidase: MSGGVPSDRHVVVVGGGIAGLVAAYECARIGVRVTLLEADDRVGGCVRTEQIAGVDVDTGAESFATRGGTVRELIDELGLSDRVVEPSAEGAWLAFGNSAAPLPKAGVLGIPSNPLADDVRRIIGWKGAIRAYADRVKPVLTIGTERNLGELVEKRMGVAVLENLVAPVTNGVYSADPSQLDVSRAAPGLNNALTVAGSLSGAVATLRDNAPAGSAVGGFAGGMRVLVDALLDTLVNYEVRVLTATPATEIEYAGDEQWRVHADAGGDEPESLVLAADAVIVAAPESVALDLLAELVPASDAQAAPEAPVVDIVTLAVDSALLDAHPRGTGVLTAASARRTAKALTHSSAKWPWLAAALDAPHRHIVRVSFGRVGENSPLDGLDDLQIGELARTEASALLGVDIAARDVVETLRTRWVSTLPRAFAGQTERATTIRDAVTRHPGLDVTGAWLSGTGLASVIPDAAAAAARVRKRIVSEVLDGE, encoded by the coding sequence ATGAGCGGCGGTGTTCCGTCCGATCGCCACGTCGTCGTCGTGGGCGGTGGCATTGCGGGGCTCGTCGCCGCATACGAGTGCGCTCGCATCGGCGTGCGGGTGACGCTGCTTGAGGCCGATGATCGGGTCGGCGGGTGCGTGCGCACCGAGCAGATCGCAGGAGTTGACGTCGACACGGGCGCCGAGAGCTTTGCAACGCGCGGCGGCACCGTGCGCGAACTGATCGACGAGCTCGGTCTCTCTGACAGAGTCGTGGAGCCCTCGGCAGAGGGCGCGTGGCTCGCCTTCGGCAACTCGGCGGCGCCTCTGCCGAAGGCCGGCGTTCTCGGCATCCCGTCGAACCCGCTCGCTGACGATGTGCGGCGCATCATCGGCTGGAAGGGCGCGATTCGAGCATATGCCGATCGTGTCAAGCCAGTGCTCACCATCGGAACCGAGCGCAACCTCGGCGAGCTCGTCGAGAAGCGCATGGGCGTCGCGGTGCTCGAGAACCTTGTCGCCCCTGTGACAAACGGCGTCTACTCCGCTGACCCCTCTCAGCTCGATGTATCGCGGGCAGCTCCGGGGCTCAACAATGCGCTGACCGTCGCCGGCTCGCTCTCTGGCGCCGTCGCCACATTGCGAGACAACGCGCCAGCTGGGTCTGCTGTCGGCGGCTTCGCCGGAGGGATGCGCGTGCTCGTCGATGCTCTGCTCGACACGCTCGTCAATTACGAAGTGCGAGTGCTCACCGCAACGCCCGCGACGGAGATCGAGTATGCGGGCGACGAACAGTGGCGCGTGCACGCCGATGCAGGCGGAGACGAGCCCGAATCGCTTGTGCTCGCTGCCGACGCTGTGATCGTGGCCGCTCCCGAATCCGTCGCACTGGACCTTCTCGCGGAGCTCGTGCCGGCGTCAGACGCGCAGGCGGCGCCCGAGGCCCCCGTCGTCGACATCGTCACGCTCGCTGTCGACAGTGCTCTGCTCGACGCACACCCCCGTGGCACGGGGGTTCTCACGGCCGCATCCGCGCGGCGCACGGCGAAGGCGCTTACGCACAGCAGTGCCAAGTGGCCATGGTTGGCCGCGGCGCTCGACGCGCCCCACCGGCACATTGTCAGGGTCTCATTCGGGCGGGTGGGCGAGAACAGTCCGCTGGACGGGCTCGACGACCTGCAGATTGGCGAGCTTGCGCGCACGGAGGCGTCGGCGCTTCTCGGTGTCGACATCGCCGCACGTGACGTGGTCGAGACTTTGCGCACACGGTGGGTCTCGACGCTCCCACGCGCGTTCGCGGGCCAGACCGAGCGTGCGACGACCATTCGAGACGCGGTTACACGGCACCCCGGCCTCGATGTCACGGGCGCCTGGCTCAGTGGAACGGGTCTTGCATCCGTGATTCCGGATGCCGCTGCAGCGGCCGCTCGCGTGCGAAAGCGCATCGTCTCTGAGGTGCTCGACGGCGAGTGA
- a CDS encoding uroporphyrinogen-III synthase → MTTPPIKPLKGWRVLVPRGGPWGDDVAAELRERGATPVIAPMINFAATSDPETLSTALDDLSAGVFDWLTVTSATAVDVLYSQRVKVPASTKIAAVGETTAAALQAVGYHVDLLPEKDNSAKGMVAQLTALEHDPKKFLALRSEIAKPVLSKGLTEAGHDVRSVIAYRTVGEPVTPKVFDDVASGRTNAILVTSGSVAEQVVEQFTDLPPTTLIAAIGPRTAKDAEKAGLTVHIVSPRQTVEALLDTVVRVVVSGGLDEAVRSSKQSEVITSAIRIVDERRNAK, encoded by the coding sequence ATGACGACTCCACCGATCAAACCGTTGAAGGGCTGGCGTGTGCTGGTGCCGAGAGGCGGCCCCTGGGGAGACGACGTCGCAGCCGAGCTCCGCGAACGCGGGGCGACGCCCGTTATCGCTCCCATGATCAACTTCGCCGCCACCTCCGACCCCGAAACATTGAGCACAGCACTCGATGACCTTTCCGCCGGAGTCTTCGACTGGCTCACTGTGACGAGTGCGACGGCTGTCGATGTGCTCTACAGCCAGCGCGTGAAGGTGCCAGCATCCACAAAGATCGCTGCCGTCGGCGAAACCACTGCCGCCGCGCTGCAGGCCGTCGGCTATCACGTCGACCTTCTGCCCGAGAAGGACAATTCGGCGAAGGGGATGGTGGCGCAGCTCACCGCTCTGGAACACGACCCGAAGAAGTTTCTCGCCCTGCGCTCCGAGATCGCCAAGCCCGTGCTGTCGAAAGGGCTCACCGAGGCAGGGCATGACGTGCGATCCGTCATCGCGTATCGCACCGTCGGCGAGCCCGTGACGCCGAAGGTATTCGACGATGTCGCGAGTGGCCGTACGAATGCGATTCTCGTCACAAGCGGATCCGTCGCCGAGCAGGTCGTCGAGCAGTTCACGGACCTGCCACCGACAACGCTCATTGCTGCGATCGGGCCGAGAACGGCGAAGGATGCCGAGAAGGCTGGCCTGACCGTGCACATCGTCTCACCGCGTCAGACTGTCGAGGCGCTTCTCGACACTGTGGTGCGTGTCGTGGTGTCTGGTGGCCTCGACGAGGCAGTGCGTTCCTCGAAGCAAAGCGAGGTGATTACGTCGGCGATTCGCATCGTCGATGAACGCCGCAATGCGAAGTAG
- the hemQ gene encoding hydrogen peroxide-dependent heme synthase: MTAPASAEALSNPHDASPSAQEDLPLSGFTLWAVFRRNPRSPVAPTERSASELDDAVRAAADLGVTLRGFYDVSGFKADADLMVWLHGDRAQDIQAALRILRRTGLISPLLPTWNAMACHRDAEFNKRHVPGFLKGLAPKDWIVVYPFVRSYDWYLLPDEERSRMLANHGRKGAAFSGAIANTVAAFALGDYEWVLPIESDELTELVDMMRDLRYTDARMHVREEVPFYTGRRIQTSEIAEVLS, from the coding sequence ATGACTGCACCTGCCTCTGCCGAGGCTCTGTCGAACCCTCACGACGCCTCCCCTTCAGCGCAGGAAGACCTCCCTCTCAGCGGTTTCACCCTCTGGGCCGTCTTCCGACGAAACCCTCGTTCACCCGTTGCCCCCACCGAACGATCGGCCTCCGAGCTCGATGACGCTGTGCGTGCTGCGGCCGATCTCGGAGTCACGCTCCGCGGCTTCTACGATGTTTCGGGCTTCAAAGCCGACGCCGACCTCATGGTCTGGCTGCACGGCGACCGGGCCCAAGACATTCAGGCGGCGTTGCGCATACTGCGACGCACCGGGCTTATCTCCCCGCTCCTACCGACATGGAACGCGATGGCCTGTCATCGCGACGCCGAGTTCAACAAGCGACACGTGCCCGGATTTCTCAAGGGACTCGCGCCAAAGGACTGGATCGTCGTCTACCCGTTCGTGCGCAGCTACGACTGGTACCTGCTTCCAGACGAGGAGCGTTCCCGCATGCTCGCCAACCACGGACGCAAGGGCGCGGCATTCAGCGGCGCCATTGCCAACACCGTCGCGGCTTTTGCCCTCGGCGACTACGAATGGGTGCTTCCCATCGAATCAGACGAGCTCACCGAACTCGTCGACATGATGCGCGATCTGCGTTACACCGATGCGCGTATGCATGTGCGTGAAGAGGTGCCGTTCTACACGGGACGTCGCATTCAGACGTCCGAGATCGCGGAGGTATTGTCGTGA
- a CDS encoding phage holin family protein — MTDRSNESLISLVRSLPGLITDLIKAEIEQAKTKAIHMGKYAGIGAGLFVGALIFLYFAIGVLVAVGILALALVLPPWLAALCVFAAFVLIAVILALIGVSFFKKIGKDPDPVESVKQDIDALKGVGSYDR, encoded by the coding sequence ATGACTGATCGCAGCAATGAATCCCTTATTTCCCTTGTGCGCTCGTTGCCCGGGCTCATCACCGACCTCATCAAGGCCGAGATCGAGCAGGCAAAGACCAAGGCCATTCACATGGGCAAGTACGCCGGAATCGGCGCTGGCCTCTTCGTGGGTGCGCTGATCTTCCTGTATTTTGCGATCGGCGTGCTCGTCGCCGTGGGAATTCTCGCGCTCGCGCTCGTGCTTCCCCCCTGGCTCGCAGCGCTGTGCGTGTTCGCAGCATTCGTGCTCATTGCCGTGATCCTGGCACTCATCGGGGTGTCGTTCTTCAAGAAGATCGGCAAGGATCCAGACCCTGTCGAGAGCGTGAAGCAAGACATCGACGCGCTGAAGGGAGTCGGCTCCTATGACCGATGA
- a CDS encoding DUF3618 domain-containing protein — MTDEKLPTAAEARAQLASTLDALEDKLNVPKQAKATYARLRAQNPTALVAGAAGVAAAVGLGVWAVVRRVIR; from the coding sequence ATGACCGATGAGAAGCTGCCAACGGCGGCCGAAGCTCGTGCACAGCTTGCGTCGACCCTCGACGCGCTGGAAGACAAGCTCAACGTGCCTAAGCAGGCGAAGGCGACGTATGCACGCCTGCGTGCACAGAACCCGACGGCACTTGTCGCAGGAGCCGCCGGAGTCGCTGCCGCGGTTGGACTCGGCGTCTGGGCAGTCGTGCGCAGGGTTATCAGATAA
- the hemB gene encoding porphobilinogen synthase, with protein MTPPSIRPRRLRTTPAMRRLVAETRLHPADLVLPLFVREDAVASVPISSMPGVSQHSMDSLVRAAETAAEAGVGGVMLFGIPTVRDATGTQATAPDGILNRATELLAREVGDALVVQTDLCLDEFTDHGHCGVLDSSGRVDNDATLERYAEMAVAQAFAGSSILGLSGMMDGQVAVVLDALDAAGYIDTAVLAYAAKYSSAFYGPFREAVDSQLTGDRRTYQQDPSNRREGLREATLDIAEGADIVMVKPAMSYLDVLSDVAEISDIPVWAYQISGEYAMIEAAAAQGWIDRKAAVLESVLGIRRAGADTVLTYWATEIAEWIT; from the coding sequence ATGACACCTCCCAGCATTCGCCCGCGTCGACTGCGCACAACACCGGCGATGCGGCGGCTGGTCGCCGAAACTCGGCTTCACCCCGCAGACCTCGTTCTGCCGCTGTTCGTGCGCGAAGACGCCGTAGCGTCCGTGCCCATCAGTTCGATGCCCGGGGTGTCGCAGCACTCGATGGACTCACTTGTCCGGGCTGCTGAAACCGCGGCTGAGGCCGGCGTCGGAGGCGTCATGCTCTTCGGCATCCCCACAGTGCGCGACGCGACGGGCACCCAGGCGACGGCTCCAGACGGAATCCTGAATCGTGCGACCGAGCTCCTCGCACGTGAGGTCGGCGATGCCCTCGTCGTGCAGACCGACCTGTGCCTTGACGAGTTCACCGATCACGGGCACTGCGGTGTTCTCGACTCGTCGGGGCGCGTCGACAACGATGCAACGCTCGAGCGGTATGCAGAGATGGCGGTTGCGCAGGCGTTCGCCGGCTCAAGCATCCTTGGGCTGAGCGGCATGATGGACGGTCAGGTGGCCGTGGTACTCGACGCCCTCGATGCCGCCGGCTACATCGACACCGCTGTGCTTGCGTACGCCGCCAAGTATTCGTCCGCGTTTTACGGTCCGTTCCGTGAAGCTGTCGACTCTCAACTGACGGGCGACCGGCGCACGTACCAGCAAGACCCGTCAAACCGGCGCGAAGGTCTTCGGGAGGCGACCCTCGACATCGCCGAGGGCGCTGACATCGTCATGGTGAAGCCGGCAATGAGCTACCTCGACGTGCTGAGCGACGTCGCCGAGATCTCGGACATTCCTGTGTGGGCATACCAGATCTCTGGCGAGTACGCGATGATCGAGGCGGCGGCCGCGCAGGGGTGGATCGACAGAAAAGCGGCAGTGCTCGAGTCGGTGCTCGGCATTCGCCGCGCCGGCGCAGACACCGTGCTCACCTACTGGGCAACCGAGATCGCGGAGTGGATCACGTGA
- a CDS encoding MDR family oxidoreductase — protein sequence MTFRGWMVEKTTDNEGAKQQVARLTDLEADVLTAGDTEIETTASSVNYKDALALTGSPGIIKAWPLIAGIDVVGTVRSSDSGRWVPGDHVLLNGAGLGESVNGGLAERALVDGSQLVRVPQKFTPTQAAAIGTAGFTAMLAVLAIERHGVKPEDGPVLVTGSAGGVGSITIATLAHLGYEVVASTGRAETEGDYLSKLGATDVVDRAEFSESGKPLQSQRWAAVADAVGSTTLANVLAQTRYGGIVTACGMAQGADLPASVVPFILRGVTLAGINSVEAPHALREEAWSRLAQTLDPALLDDMTEIYALADAQSIAEQVLAGTVRGRSVIDVTA from the coding sequence ATGACATTTCGCGGATGGATGGTCGAGAAAACCACAGACAACGAGGGTGCCAAGCAGCAGGTTGCTCGGCTCACGGATCTCGAAGCTGATGTTCTGACCGCGGGTGACACGGAGATCGAGACGACAGCGTCGAGCGTCAATTACAAAGACGCACTGGCTCTCACGGGGAGCCCGGGCATCATCAAGGCCTGGCCCTTGATTGCGGGGATCGACGTCGTCGGCACGGTCCGGTCGTCAGACTCGGGTCGGTGGGTGCCGGGAGACCACGTGCTGCTCAACGGCGCGGGCCTCGGCGAGTCGGTGAACGGCGGCCTTGCAGAACGCGCACTCGTCGACGGCTCGCAGCTGGTGCGCGTCCCCCAGAAGTTCACTCCGACGCAGGCCGCGGCGATCGGCACTGCGGGCTTCACGGCCATGCTCGCCGTTCTCGCGATCGAACGTCACGGCGTGAAGCCGGAAGACGGCCCGGTGCTCGTTACGGGTTCCGCGGGGGGCGTCGGGTCGATCACGATCGCCACCCTTGCCCACCTCGGCTACGAGGTCGTTGCGTCAACGGGTCGTGCCGAAACGGAGGGCGACTACCTCTCGAAGCTGGGCGCAACAGACGTCGTCGATCGTGCCGAGTTCAGTGAGTCAGGCAAGCCACTGCAATCACAGCGCTGGGCAGCGGTAGCGGACGCTGTCGGCAGCACGACACTTGCAAACGTGCTCGCCCAGACGAGGTACGGCGGCATCGTGACCGCGTGCGGCATGGCGCAAGGCGCTGACCTGCCAGCATCCGTGGTGCCGTTCATTCTGCGCGGAGTCACGCTCGCGGGCATCAACTCGGTCGAGGCTCCCCACGCACTGCGCGAAGAAGCCTGGTCACGCCTTGCGCAGACGCTCGACCCAGCGCTCCTCGACGACATGACCGAAATCTACGCTCTCGCCGATGCACAGTCGATCGCGGAGCAGGTGCTGGCCGGGACAGTGCGCGGCCGGAGCGTCATCGACGTAACCGCCTAG